A part of Bacteroidia bacterium genomic DNA contains:
- the hypD gene encoding hydrogenase formation protein HypD: MKYLTEYRNPEVVQEYLDELRRITTRPWTIMEICGGQTHSLVKNGILDMLPQQITMVHGPGCPVCVTPSEAIDEAIWLAEKQGMTLCSFGDMLRVPGSEKSLLEAKANGADIRMVYSPLEAVKLAKENPSRQVVFFAVGFETTAPANALSVLQAHQLGLKNFSLLTAHVLVPPAMEAILDDPEHTIDAFLAAGHVCAIMGIEEYLPVVEKYHIPIVVTGFEPVDLLQGILMAVRQLERGETKLENPYARVVQPKGNKPAQQHISKVFEISDRNWRGIGNIARSGYQINPTYAQHDARRKFNIQLPSPVEENKACIAGAILKGIKKPPQCPSFGTKCTPECPLGAPMVSSEGACSAYFQYNFQL; the protein is encoded by the coding sequence ATGAAATACCTCACCGAATACCGCAATCCTGAAGTTGTGCAAGAATACCTTGACGAACTTCGCCGAATCACCACGCGCCCCTGGACGATCATGGAAATTTGCGGAGGACAAACCCATAGTCTGGTAAAAAATGGCATACTGGATATGCTCCCGCAGCAGATTACAATGGTTCACGGTCCGGGATGCCCCGTTTGTGTAACGCCATCCGAAGCGATTGATGAGGCGATATGGCTTGCCGAAAAACAAGGCATGACCCTTTGCTCATTTGGGGATATGCTCCGCGTACCCGGCTCAGAAAAAAGTCTGCTCGAAGCAAAGGCAAATGGCGCTGATATACGCATGGTTTATTCACCACTGGAAGCGGTAAAACTGGCAAAAGAAAATCCGTCGCGTCAGGTTGTATTTTTTGCCGTAGGTTTTGAAACCACTGCTCCGGCCAATGCGCTCTCCGTACTTCAGGCCCATCAACTAGGATTAAAAAACTTTTCCCTTCTCACCGCTCACGTGCTTGTTCCCCCGGCCATGGAAGCCATTCTCGACGACCCGGAGCATACGATTGATGCATTCCTTGCGGCTGGCCATGTATGTGCCATTATGGGAATAGAAGAATATCTTCCGGTGGTTGAAAAGTACCATATACCCATTGTTGTTACGGGTTTTGAACCGGTGGATTTGCTTCAGGGAATATTAATGGCAGTGCGACAACTGGAGCGGGGGGAAACAAAGCTGGAAAACCCTTATGCACGTGTTGTACAACCGAAGGGCAACAAACCTGCCCAACAACATATCTCAAAAGTTTTTGAGATCTCCGACCGAAACTGGCGGGGGATTGGTAACATCGCCCGGAGCGGTTACCAGATCAACCCAACCTATGCCCAGCACGATGCCCGGAGAAAATTTAATATACAACTGCCGTCTCCGGTCGAGGAAAACAAAGCGTGTATCGCCGGGGCGATTCTAAAAGGAATAAAAAAGCCGCCGCAATGCCCCAGTTTTGGCACAAAATGTACCCCTGAATGCCCACTGGGCGCACCCATGGTGTCGTCAGAAGGCGCTTGTTCTGCTTATTTTCAATACAACTTCCAGCTATGA
- a CDS encoding HypC/HybG/HupF family hydrogenase formation chaperone yields the protein MCLAIPGKIVTTNDTPDELFRTGKVSFSGILKEVNLSMVPEAQPGDYVLVHVGVAISVVDEEEAKTTFEYLKQMGELDE from the coding sequence ATGTGTTTAGCAATTCCAGGGAAAATAGTCACCACCAACGACACACCGGATGAGCTTTTCCGAACAGGGAAAGTTTCTTTTAGCGGGATACTGAAGGAAGTCAATCTTTCTATGGTGCCGGAGGCGCAGCCAGGCGACTACGTGCTCGTACATGTCGGCGTTGCGATAAGCGTAGTAGACGAAGAGGAAGCAAAAACGACTTTTGAATATTTGAAACAAATGGGCGAACTGGACGAATGA
- the hypF gene encoding carbamoyltransferase HypF, whose product MATYHIHIEGQVQGVGFRPFVYQLARSLGLAGVVNNGLDGVHIYFNTCALSAQSFCQKLLKNKPPGAKILRYKLEKTDPLFFTQFDIVESCRTGWQSNLLLTPDMGLCDDCRKELHTPGDRRYGYPFITCINCGPRYSIIRELPYDRENTEMAPFTMCPACQAEYDNPSIRRHFSQTNSCPDCAVMLQIVAGQTEAGRQLQLPSGLSPEACIAITVQALAEGKIIAIKGIGGYMLICDATNPRSIASLRKRKHRPSKPFALMYPSLEMLAEDVYICEEEANAFNSAESPVVLCSLRENPKSGIDITGIAPGLHRIGAMQPYTPLMALILSKWHKPLIATSGNMSGSPIFYEDEQAKENLDTIADLFLIHNRNILIPQDDSVIQFTGKYKHKIIIRRSRGFAPTYIHSHIPDAQPSLIAMGADMKSTFALQHAGNIYISQYLGNLESYDTQKNFDKTLSHFLYLLDAKPDKVLVDKHPIYFSSARGRDFSEKAGIPIEEVQHHIAHFAAVLAENDLIQQQEPVLGIIWDGTGYANNAGTDEIWGGEFFVFDNGDFKRVAHLDYFSHILGNKMATEPRLSALAMCEDLPEANLLLSRHFSEKEWAFYQKLFAQTAHLKTSSVGRLFDGVADLLGIQSVSSFEGEAAMRLEALADQYPRLPAENGMYQTERKSLLKNILDDLLRGVDKSKIAFHFHLALVSWIEEIAGLNRMHKLAFSGGVFQNALLTDLIIEKLGKKYALYFHKELSPNDECISLGQLVCSSLPKTTYHVFSNSRENSHHQRHTG is encoded by the coding sequence ATGGCTACCTACCACATCCATATTGAGGGTCAGGTACAAGGCGTCGGCTTCCGGCCTTTTGTCTATCAACTCGCCCGGTCACTCGGCCTGGCAGGGGTAGTGAACAATGGGCTGGATGGAGTGCACATTTATTTTAATACATGCGCCTTGTCTGCCCAAAGTTTTTGCCAAAAATTACTGAAAAATAAACCCCCGGGAGCAAAAATTCTTCGCTACAAACTGGAGAAAACCGATCCGCTGTTTTTCACTCAGTTTGATATCGTAGAAAGCTGCCGCACAGGCTGGCAATCTAATCTCCTGCTTACGCCTGATATGGGGCTTTGCGACGATTGCCGGAAAGAACTGCATACCCCCGGAGACAGGCGCTATGGCTACCCCTTTATTACCTGTATCAACTGTGGGCCCCGCTATTCGATTATCCGCGAACTGCCCTACGACAGAGAAAATACAGAAATGGCACCATTTACTATGTGCCCGGCCTGTCAGGCTGAATACGATAACCCATCCATAAGGCGGCATTTTTCCCAGACTAATTCCTGCCCGGATTGCGCTGTGATGTTACAAATCGTAGCCGGACAAACAGAAGCTGGCAGGCAACTGCAATTACCTTCTGGGCTCAGCCCGGAAGCATGTATAGCTATTACTGTACAGGCACTGGCTGAGGGTAAAATTATTGCCATAAAGGGTATCGGCGGATACATGCTCATCTGCGACGCAACCAATCCACGGTCCATTGCCTCGCTGAGAAAACGCAAACATCGCCCTTCGAAACCATTTGCCCTTATGTATCCCAGCCTGGAAATGCTGGCAGAGGATGTTTACATATGTGAAGAGGAAGCAAATGCATTTAACAGCGCTGAAAGCCCGGTTGTGCTTTGCTCGCTGCGGGAAAACCCTAAAAGTGGTATCGATATCACCGGCATTGCTCCCGGACTCCACCGTATAGGCGCAATGCAGCCTTATACACCCTTAATGGCGCTGATTTTATCAAAATGGCACAAACCCCTCATCGCAACCAGCGGAAATATGAGTGGGTCGCCTATTTTCTATGAAGATGAACAAGCAAAGGAAAACCTCGATACAATTGCGGACTTGTTCCTCATTCACAACCGCAATATCCTTATCCCTCAGGACGATAGTGTCATACAGTTTACCGGCAAATACAAACACAAAATAATCATCCGCAGATCACGGGGTTTCGCGCCAACTTATATCCACTCCCATATACCCGATGCCCAGCCTTCCCTGATAGCGATGGGTGCAGACATGAAAAGCACTTTCGCGCTGCAGCATGCAGGAAATATATACATAAGCCAATACCTCGGCAATCTGGAGAGTTACGACACACAGAAAAACTTTGATAAAACCCTCAGCCACTTTCTCTATCTGCTTGATGCCAAACCGGACAAAGTTTTAGTGGACAAACACCCCATATATTTTTCATCTGCCAGGGGTCGCGATTTCTCAGAAAAAGCAGGGATTCCCATTGAAGAAGTACAACACCATATCGCCCACTTTGCAGCCGTACTCGCCGAAAATGATCTTATTCAGCAGCAAGAACCTGTGCTGGGAATCATTTGGGACGGGACGGGGTATGCCAATAATGCGGGTACCGATGAAATCTGGGGAGGGGAATTTTTTGTTTTTGACAATGGCGACTTCAAACGGGTGGCACATCTGGACTACTTTTCCCATATTTTAGGAAATAAAATGGCGACAGAACCCAGACTTTCGGCGCTGGCAATGTGCGAGGATCTGCCAGAAGCAAATCTTCTGCTGAGTCGCCATTTTTCAGAAAAAGAATGGGCATTTTATCAAAAGCTATTTGCACAGACCGCTCACCTCAAAACCTCCAGTGTCGGGCGTTTATTTGATGGTGTGGCAGATCTGCTCGGCATACAGTCTGTATCCAGTTTTGAAGGAGAAGCCGCCATGCGGCTCGAAGCACTGGCAGATCAATACCCGCGACTGCCAGCGGAAAACGGTATGTATCAGACAGAGAGAAAATCGCTATTAAAAAATATCCTTGATGATTTGCTCCGCGGAGTGGACAAAAGCAAAATAGCCTTTCACTTCCACCTCGCCCTTGTCTCATGGATAGAAGAAATCGCAGGGTTAAATCGCATGCATAAACTGGCATTCAGCGGTGGCGTTTTTCAAAATGCCCTCCTGACAGATCTGATCATAGAGAAGTTGGGCAAAAAGTATGCGCTGTATTTCCACAAAGAACTATCACCCAATGACGAGTGTATATCTCTTGGCCAACTGGTCTGTTCCTCTTTACCCAAAACAACCTATCATGTGTTTAGCAATTCCAGGGAAAATAGTCACCACCAACGACACACCGGATGA
- the hypB gene encoding hydrogenase nickel incorporation protein HypB, producing the protein MCGTCGCGQNDNTLTVMAVNTHPVKFQAGKTVLQIEQDVLGKNKLLAENNRRFFQENHIFAINLVSSPGSGKTAILEQTLQYMKGKIPCFVIEGDQQTSNDADRIAATGAPVVQINTGKGCHLEANMVQHALEQLQPVEHSIVFIENVGNLVCPAMFDLGESMRVVIISVTEGDDKPLKYPDMFHTSQLCIINKTDLLPYVDFNVEKVKEYARRVSHITQFIEISATTGEGMDQWYEWLKSH; encoded by the coding sequence ATGTGTGGAACTTGCGGATGCGGACAAAACGATAACACGCTGACAGTTATGGCGGTCAATACCCATCCTGTAAAATTTCAGGCAGGCAAAACTGTATTGCAAATAGAACAGGACGTTTTGGGTAAAAACAAACTCCTTGCAGAGAACAACCGGAGGTTTTTTCAGGAAAATCATATTTTCGCCATTAACCTCGTCAGCTCTCCGGGAAGCGGAAAAACAGCCATTTTAGAACAAACCCTTCAATACATGAAGGGTAAAATACCTTGTTTTGTGATTGAGGGCGACCAACAAACGAGCAACGATGCCGACCGTATAGCAGCCACCGGCGCACCGGTAGTACAAATTAATACCGGCAAAGGCTGCCATCTCGAAGCAAATATGGTACAACACGCACTGGAACAATTACAACCTGTCGAACATTCCATTGTGTTTATCGAAAACGTGGGCAACCTCGTCTGCCCTGCTATGTTTGACCTCGGCGAAAGTATGCGGGTGGTCATCATCAGCGTAACCGAAGGCGACGACAAACCGCTCAAATACCCTGACATGTTTCACACCTCCCAACTTTGTATCATCAATAAAACAGACCTCCTCCCCTATGTCGATTTTAACGTCGAAAAGGTAAAAGAATACGCCCGGAGAGTCAGTCATATTACTCAATTTATCGAAATCTCCGCAACGACCGGAGAGGGCATGGATCAATGGTATGAGTGGCTCAAATCCCATTGA
- the hypA gene encoding hydrogenase maturation nickel metallochaperone HypA: MHELSIISQIVDIATTEANKAGVNEIDAIELEVGELAGIEFSAFEFAWEEGVSQSVLEHAACNIHRVAGKASCHHCQTVFDIRELFDPCPSCGSYENTIIKGKELIIKTLTFNTN; the protein is encoded by the coding sequence ATGCACGAACTATCCATCATATCCCAAATCGTCGATATCGCTACCACCGAAGCAAATAAGGCTGGGGTAAATGAGATCGATGCGATCGAACTCGAAGTAGGTGAGCTGGCCGGAATAGAGTTTTCAGCATTTGAATTTGCCTGGGAGGAGGGGGTGAGCCAGTCCGTACTGGAACATGCTGCATGTAATATTCACCGGGTTGCGGGGAAAGCAAGTTGCCACCATTGCCAAACCGTCTTTGATATCCGCGAATTGTTTGACCCCTGCCCCTCTTGCGGCTCTTATGAAAACACAATTATCAAAGGAAAAGAATTGATTATCAAAACATTGACTTTTAACACAAACTAA
- a CDS encoding NAD(P)H-dependent oxidoreductase subunit E has product MQSISLARSQLLNAIWAMHDVKGYLDKSDISQLAILFNTSAVEIEGVVSFYHFFHFQPSGHHTIYLNNSIISDFEGFDAVKHAFEKETGATMGKVDSSGAFGFFETSCIGLSDQEPAALIDFYPFTRLTPEKVEKIVGKLKEGESASALCDEPDDNIRYTPGEKTFILKDYEPGTIIKKLRTLEPGEVIEKIKEAGLMGMGGAFFPTGIKWETCRRNISNRKFVVCNADEGEPGTFKDRVLLHTLPALVIEGMALGAYSVGASEGIIYLRAEYRWLKEKLEKTLEDFRDKGWLGDHIAAKQPFSFNIRVQLGAGAYVCGEETALLNSLEGKRGEPRTRRYFPVERGFLEKPTLVNNVETFAVAARIIESGPEKMHALGTKDSPGTKLISVSGDCGKPGIYEIEWGMQIGELLALCEAQDPWYIQVSGPSGIAISMKERNRRLCKEDLLCGGSFMIFNKHRDLLHILLNFNNFFKHESCGICTPCRAGNFIMNRKLEKVQLGLGSLRDLVELEDWGRTIRENSRCGLGQMASNSIVDAIHKFPEYFDQRVDKSGSQFSRGFDMTYAVKDYDDAVAKHE; this is encoded by the coding sequence ATGCAATCAATTAGTCTCGCCCGCTCACAATTGCTCAATGCTATTTGGGCGATGCATGATGTAAAAGGTTACCTCGACAAAAGCGATATCTCCCAGTTGGCGATCCTGTTTAATACCTCAGCGGTAGAAATAGAAGGGGTCGTTTCTTTTTACCATTTCTTCCATTTTCAGCCTTCGGGGCACCATACCATTTATCTCAACAACAGCATTATTTCCGACTTTGAAGGGTTTGATGCCGTGAAACATGCCTTTGAAAAAGAAACAGGTGCAACCATGGGTAAGGTGGATAGCTCGGGAGCGTTTGGATTTTTTGAAACTTCCTGTATAGGATTGAGCGACCAGGAGCCTGCGGCACTCATTGATTTCTATCCATTTACCCGGCTTACCCCTGAAAAAGTAGAGAAGATCGTGGGTAAATTGAAAGAAGGAGAATCTGCATCAGCATTGTGTGATGAGCCTGACGACAATATCCGATACACGCCAGGTGAAAAGACCTTTATTTTAAAAGATTATGAGCCAGGCACAATCATCAAAAAACTGAGAACCCTGGAACCCGGTGAAGTGATAGAAAAGATTAAAGAAGCCGGGCTAATGGGGATGGGGGGCGCATTTTTCCCTACGGGTATCAAATGGGAAACGTGCCGGCGAAATATAAGTAACCGGAAATTTGTGGTATGCAATGCTGACGAGGGAGAACCCGGCACTTTTAAAGACCGGGTATTGCTGCACACCCTGCCGGCATTGGTCATAGAAGGCATGGCGCTTGGTGCTTACAGCGTCGGTGCTTCTGAAGGGATCATTTACCTTCGGGCGGAGTATCGGTGGCTTAAAGAAAAGCTGGAAAAAACGCTCGAAGATTTTCGGGATAAGGGCTGGTTGGGAGACCATATTGCTGCGAAACAGCCTTTCTCTTTTAATATAAGGGTACAACTTGGCGCAGGCGCATATGTCTGCGGTGAAGAAACCGCTTTGCTCAACTCACTGGAAGGAAAGCGGGGGGAACCAAGAACCCGGCGCTATTTCCCGGTAGAACGAGGTTTTCTTGAAAAACCTACCCTTGTAAACAATGTGGAGACCTTCGCAGTCGCAGCCCGAATCATCGAATCCGGGCCGGAGAAAATGCATGCGCTGGGCACAAAAGATTCTCCCGGAACAAAACTTATCTCCGTAAGCGGAGATTGTGGCAAACCCGGTATTTATGAAATCGAATGGGGAATGCAGATTGGCGAATTACTGGCGCTCTGCGAAGCACAAGACCCCTGGTATATACAGGTAAGCGGGCCGAGTGGGATAGCCATTTCGATGAAAGAACGCAACCGCCGCCTTTGCAAAGAAGACCTGCTTTGTGGCGGTTCGTTTATGATATTTAACAAACACCGGGATCTGCTGCATATACTGCTGAATTTCAACAATTTCTTCAAGCACGAAAGTTGCGGCATCTGTACGCCTTGCCGTGCCGGCAATTTTATCATGAACCGAAAACTGGAGAAAGTACAACTCGGTTTGGGCAGTTTGAGAGATCTGGTCGAACTGGAAGACTGGGGGCGGACGATCAGGGAAAACAGTCGATGTGGTTTGGGGCAGATGGCGTCCAATTCTATTGTAGATGCGATCCATAAGTTTCCGGAATATTTCGATCAACGGGTAGACAAGTCCGGCAGCCAGTTTAGCCGGGGTTTTGATATGACCTATGCCGTGAAGGACTATGACGATGCCGTGGCCAAACATGAATAA
- a CDS encoding 2Fe-2S iron-sulfur cluster-binding protein: MEKPITITIDGIEVQADEGELLINAIRKAGLDIPSLCYYEHIDPPLGTCRVCTVEVNGRHVASCTTRVKNGMNVVIHAQDLHDTRKAMVEMLFAEGNHFCPACEKSGDCDLQGMGYQLGVNASRFPHLFVDRIVDYNPRRIVIEHNRCIRCRRCVDEVLTKEGKRVFSFANRGNATEVAIDYKQESTLTEAQAIHAMHICPTGAILVRGKSLSRPFGERKYDIGEMVHQENLPLDVDQKEYKKKVIATVSLAGCFGCHMSMLDIDTGILDMVELVEFNKSPLTDIKEFSKKVDVGIIEGGCCNSENVKVLREFRKKCDVLISMGECAIWGGLPAMRNLVPLEECLEEAYLHSFTSEEGAEVIPYHEDIPKILDKVYPCSEVVEIDYFIPGCPPGSSHIWDMVKNILFGDEYSLLRSRYKYD; the protein is encoded by the coding sequence ATGGAAAAACCAATCACAATCACTATAGATGGCATAGAGGTTCAGGCCGATGAGGGGGAATTGTTGATAAACGCAATCCGAAAAGCGGGGCTGGACATCCCTTCGCTTTGTTATTACGAGCATATAGATCCACCCCTTGGCACCTGCAGAGTTTGTACTGTGGAGGTAAACGGAAGACATGTTGCCTCCTGTACCACGCGGGTCAAAAATGGCATGAATGTAGTTATTCACGCCCAGGATTTGCACGATACGAGAAAAGCAATGGTGGAAATGTTATTTGCTGAAGGAAATCACTTTTGCCCAGCTTGTGAAAAAAGCGGAGACTGTGACCTTCAGGGAATGGGCTATCAGTTGGGCGTAAATGCGAGCCGTTTTCCCCATCTGTTTGTAGATCGCATTGTTGACTACAACCCACGCAGAATCGTAATCGAGCACAACCGATGTATCCGTTGTCGCCGGTGTGTGGACGAAGTGCTCACAAAAGAAGGAAAAAGAGTATTTAGTTTTGCCAACAGGGGAAATGCAACAGAGGTTGCGATAGACTACAAGCAGGAATCCACACTGACCGAAGCACAAGCGATTCATGCGATGCATATTTGCCCTACCGGTGCGATATTGGTGCGGGGCAAAAGCCTTTCACGGCCATTTGGCGAGCGCAAGTATGATATTGGCGAAATGGTCCATCAGGAGAATTTACCCCTTGACGTTGATCAGAAAGAGTATAAGAAAAAAGTTATTGCGACAGTATCCCTGGCCGGTTGTTTTGGTTGCCACATGTCTATGCTGGACATCGACACCGGGATTTTGGATATGGTAGAACTCGTTGAGTTTAACAAATCGCCTTTGACAGATATCAAAGAATTTTCCAAAAAGGTGGATGTTGGCATTATCGAAGGCGGCTGTTGCAATTCAGAAAATGTGAAGGTGTTGCGTGAATTTCGGAAAAAATGCGATGTACTGATATCGATGGGAGAATGTGCGATCTGGGGCGGGCTTCCTGCCATGCGCAACCTCGTACCGCTGGAAGAATGTCTGGAAGAAGCCTATTTACATTCGTTTACGAGTGAGGAAGGCGCAGAAGTCATCCCCTATCACGAAGATATTCCTAAGATTTTAGATAAGGTATATCCATGCAGTGAGGTAGTAGAGATTGATTATTTCATACCCGGTTGTCCACCGGGATCCAGCCATATCTGGGATATGGTAAAAAATATTCTCTTTGGCGACGAGTATTCTTTGTTGCGCTCCCGGTATAAATACGACTAA
- a CDS encoding Ni/Fe hydrogenase subunit alpha, whose translation MSKITIEPVTRVEGHGKVTIHLDDEGRVANSFFHIVEFRGFERFIQGRPYWEVPVLVQRLCGICPVSHHIAAAKAIDQLTGLDPGDLAPAATKIRRLLHYGQIFQSHALHFFYLASPDLLFGLDAPAARRNVVAVALENKELARRGITMRKFGQEIIRVIAGKRIHGIAAVPGGVHKSMSIEDRDYFLNGKDIPNVDTMIEWSRDVVDFIKDYHEQNGHWLDTFASFPSGHMGLVNAADGSLELYDGQLRAIDAEGMRTLDDVRAVDYMKYFSEGVEKWSFLKFPYLRHLGRENGWNRVGPLARLNVCDRINTPLANEELRQFKAYTAGKPNNHTMHFHWARLIEMLHCAELMKELLLDSDILSDDILRTGERRPEGIGVVEAPRGTLIHHYQADEKGMITRCNLIVSTTHNNEPMNQAVRWVASNILDRQPKLTETLLNQVEIAIRAYDPCLSCATHAIGQMPLQVILYDSNGNILAEKFKD comes from the coding sequence ATGTCTAAAATAACTATAGAACCCGTTACCCGTGTTGAAGGCCACGGAAAAGTAACCATCCACCTTGATGATGAGGGGCGGGTGGCAAACAGCTTTTTTCATATTGTGGAGTTCCGCGGGTTTGAGCGATTTATACAGGGTAGGCCGTATTGGGAGGTGCCTGTATTGGTTCAGCGATTGTGTGGTATTTGTCCGGTGAGCCATCATATTGCTGCGGCCAAGGCCATTGACCAACTGACAGGACTTGACCCCGGAGATCTTGCACCAGCCGCGACAAAAATCCGGCGTCTGTTGCATTACGGGCAGATTTTCCAATCGCATGCGCTCCATTTTTTTTATCTCGCCTCCCCTGACCTGTTGTTTGGACTGGACGCGCCTGCTGCCCGGCGAAATGTAGTGGCGGTTGCATTGGAAAACAAAGAACTTGCGCGGAGAGGGATTACCATGCGCAAGTTTGGGCAGGAGATCATCCGTGTGATTGCCGGTAAAAGAATTCACGGAATCGCTGCGGTGCCAGGTGGGGTGCACAAGTCCATGAGCATTGAAGACAGAGACTATTTTTTGAATGGAAAAGATATTCCGAATGTGGACACCATGATTGAGTGGTCCAGGGATGTTGTGGATTTTATCAAAGATTACCATGAGCAAAACGGTCATTGGCTGGACACTTTCGCTTCCTTTCCAAGCGGTCATATGGGGCTGGTCAATGCTGCGGATGGATCGCTCGAACTTTATGACGGACAATTACGGGCGATAGATGCAGAGGGAATGCGCACGCTTGACGATGTACGGGCTGTTGATTATATGAAATATTTCTCCGAGGGAGTGGAAAAATGGTCATTCCTGAAATTTCCCTATTTGCGGCATTTAGGAAGGGAAAACGGATGGAATCGCGTAGGGCCACTTGCCCGCCTCAATGTTTGCGACCGGATCAATACACCATTAGCAAATGAGGAGTTGCGGCAGTTTAAAGCCTATACAGCTGGGAAGCCCAACAACCATACGATGCATTTCCATTGGGCGCGCCTGATCGAAATGTTGCATTGTGCAGAACTAATGAAGGAATTGTTGCTGGACAGCGATATACTTAGCGACGATATCCTGCGAACAGGCGAACGCCGGCCAGAAGGTATCGGCGTTGTAGAAGCACCCAGAGGCACGTTGATTCACCATTACCAGGCAGATGAAAAAGGGATGATCACCCGATGTAATCTGATTGTATCTACGACGCATAATAATGAGCCGATGAACCAGGCTGTGCGCTGGGTAGCCAGCAATATTCTGGACCGGCAGCCAAAATTGACGGAGACGCTGCTCAATCAGGTCGAAATCGCTATACGCGCTTATGATCCTTGTCTGAGTTGTGCCACCCATGCAATTGGGCAAATGCCGCTTCAGGTGATTTTGTATGATTCGAATGGAAATATATTGGCGGAGAAGTTTAAGGACTAA
- a CDS encoding hydrogenase maturation protease: MKKDILVAIGNSGRKDDGLGWAFADEITQAGLFDGDIHYRYQLQVEDAEMLSQAEKVIFVDAFKGQLPGGYLWQKIGPAANFEFSTHALSPESVLYLTADLYDAKPEAWVLLIEGKEWELAMGLSESAAHHLESAIKFFGKIKSENL, translated from the coding sequence ATGAAAAAAGATATACTTGTCGCTATAGGCAATAGCGGCAGGAAGGACGATGGACTGGGCTGGGCATTTGCAGATGAGATCACACAGGCAGGCCTTTTTGACGGAGATATCCACTATCGATATCAATTGCAGGTAGAAGATGCCGAAATGCTTTCGCAGGCTGAAAAAGTCATATTTGTTGACGCATTCAAAGGCCAATTGCCTGGAGGTTACCTGTGGCAAAAAATAGGGCCTGCGGCTAATTTTGAATTTTCCACCCATGCACTTTCACCTGAGTCAGTATTATATTTGACTGCGGATTTGTATGATGCTAAGCCAGAGGCCTGGGTACTTTTGATTGAAGGAAAAGAATGGGAATTGGCCATGGGGCTCAGTGAGTCGGCAGCGCATCATCTGGAAAGTGCTATAAAGTTTTTCGGGAAGATAAAATCTGAAAATCTATGA